Proteins from a single region of Demequina sp. NBRC 110054:
- a CDS encoding prepilin-type N-terminal cleavage/methylation domain-containing protein — protein MGWRAVCVTPHIGAQRATHRAEGGKVLRAMTARRRELSEREGGFSLVELIVAMFVIAIVLVFLIGAQISSMVTVSDARKREQATAFANEAMEQLRAIPWAVLANGLDTNYASAGTDPNVQSGKLEVDGQSRAIRTSTHDFTNADVDLRDDLWTPIFIDTSGSNTQERTDPSLAGATFTVRAYVLEPSIADSSIVTLAVVVNWTDSDGDNTTTMWSEAFRGDACNSAQESVQPYLTGCEAYFSSESSSGTFSTSVQASIIDAATGSATRTNLLYPSSNAFYSFFVKSATTSSILESQQVTNTTAYVQYGSTAIDDNDDSTEIGDNGWLNGGDSFELSASNDIVSSTSSNPTDVSATGGTESARTLSSSSALATLWAYSDRGRTGTIDASMTTPCVTGIPADSGCSLADLGNEGSLANGSTYMLMDVAGTTFRLARRLSESTSNSDEAWTARFPTSAATTTDVGCTTVTDSGCVSAGASRSSATLSIAKIISGSWDTLDDDGNVVSTASSPSDGLVKVTGYTESVLAQRGVSQSDTDPVATRSGTVSWWTGAGGYDSFSISASTSRSETTETVQWTSGAYVVTAVAGVSVSAANIDEQGSDPDCEDEACTATVDGGSISVVVTYTIEHGSTEYSLTTTTVLGGMRASATYLESSDA, from the coding sequence GTGGGGTGGCGCGCGGTCTGCGTCACCCCACACATCGGCGCACAACGGGCAACACACCGAGCTGAGGGAGGGAAAGTGCTGCGAGCGATGACCGCGCGACGGCGCGAGCTGAGCGAGCGAGAAGGAGGATTTTCGCTCGTTGAGCTCATTGTCGCGATGTTCGTCATCGCTATCGTTCTCGTGTTCCTCATTGGAGCCCAGATCTCATCGATGGTGACTGTGTCGGACGCGCGCAAGCGGGAGCAGGCGACGGCGTTCGCGAATGAGGCGATGGAGCAGTTGCGCGCGATACCTTGGGCCGTGCTCGCCAATGGGCTCGATACGAACTACGCCTCGGCCGGCACAGATCCCAATGTGCAGTCGGGCAAGCTCGAGGTCGATGGTCAGTCGAGGGCGATCCGTACCTCGACTCATGACTTCACCAATGCCGATGTGGATCTCCGTGACGACCTGTGGACGCCTATCTTCATCGATACCAGCGGTTCGAATACGCAAGAGCGGACGGACCCTTCTCTCGCTGGCGCAACCTTCACTGTGAGGGCCTACGTCTTGGAGCCGAGCATCGCCGACAGTTCCATCGTGACGCTGGCGGTCGTGGTGAACTGGACCGATAGCGATGGCGACAACACCACAACGATGTGGTCGGAAGCTTTCCGTGGCGATGCCTGCAACAGCGCGCAGGAGTCCGTTCAGCCGTACCTCACCGGTTGTGAGGCCTACTTCTCGTCGGAGTCGTCCTCGGGAACCTTCTCCACGAGCGTTCAGGCTTCTATCATCGATGCAGCGACGGGCTCCGCGACGCGGACCAACCTGCTTTACCCCTCGTCCAACGCTTTCTACTCGTTCTTTGTGAAGAGTGCGACGACTTCGTCGATCCTTGAGAGCCAGCAGGTGACCAACACGACCGCGTATGTCCAGTACGGCTCGACTGCGATCGACGACAACGACGATTCGACGGAGATTGGGGACAACGGGTGGCTCAACGGAGGCGACAGTTTCGAGCTCTCCGCGTCGAACGACATCGTCTCGTCGACGTCGTCCAACCCGACTGACGTGAGCGCCACCGGAGGAACCGAGTCCGCGAGGACGCTGAGCTCCTCGAGCGCCCTTGCAACGCTATGGGCGTACTCGGACCGGGGGCGCACGGGCACCATCGATGCGAGCATGACAACCCCCTGCGTGACGGGCATCCCCGCGGACTCGGGCTGCAGCCTGGCGGACCTCGGCAACGAGGGGTCACTCGCCAATGGCTCGACCTACATGCTGATGGATGTCGCCGGCACGACGTTCAGGCTTGCGCGACGTCTCTCCGAGTCGACCTCGAACTCCGACGAGGCGTGGACCGCGCGGTTCCCCACGTCTGCGGCCACGACGACCGACGTGGGCTGCACGACGGTCACCGATTCCGGATGCGTGTCAGCCGGAGCCTCGCGTTCCTCGGCGACGCTGTCTATCGCGAAGATCATCAGCGGTAGCTGGGACACCCTTGACGATGACGGCAACGTGGTGTCCACCGCGTCGTCCCCTTCCGATGGTCTCGTCAAGGTGACCGGCTACACGGAATCGGTGCTGGCACAGCGGGGAGTCAGTCAAAGCGACACGGACCCCGTCGCGACGCGGAGCGGAACCGTGTCATGGTGGACGGGCGCCGGAGGCTATGACTCGTTCTCGATCTCAGCTAGCACCTCAAGGTCCGAGACCACGGAGACGGTGCAGTGGACCAGCGGCGCCTACGTCGTGACCGCTGTCGCGGGCGTGTCGGTGAGCGCCGCCAACATCGATGAGCAGGGCTCGGATCCTGACTGCGAGGACGAGGCCTGCACCGCCACTGTTGACGGAGGATCGATCTCTGTCGTCGTGACGTACACGATCGAGCATGGTTCGACCGAATACAGCCTGACGACCACAACCGTTCTCGGCGGGATGCGAGCCTCGGCCACGTACCTGGAGTCGTCCGATGCCTAG
- a CDS encoding type II secretion system F family protein: protein MATQTYTYQIRDAAGNIQTGKIEAASESAVSARLKGMGMAPVSIKEDKATGLQMEISIPGLSDRIGLKDIAVMSRQLATMIQAGLSLLRALTILSEQTENQALTKVIKEVRNDIETGNSLSASLGKHPDVFPPLMINMVRAGEVGGFLDDVLVSIAENFEASVKLRAKIKSAMTYPIVVFAIAVLAVIGMLLFIVPVFATMYTDLGGELPALTQILVTMSAVLKIGIIPLIIGIGVGVYLWNKNKHKRGFREKVEPLYLKAPVFGGLVQKIAIARFTRNFGAMIKAGVPILQALDIVGEASGNVVIEDAAKAVKESVRTGNSLAAPLKEHPVFPPMVVQMIAVGEDTGALDEMLTKVAEFYDQEVESTTEALTSLIEPLMIAVLGGIVGFMVIALYLPIFGVFDLIE, encoded by the coding sequence ATGGCGACTCAGACCTACACGTATCAGATTCGTGACGCGGCGGGAAACATCCAGACTGGCAAGATCGAGGCCGCGAGCGAGTCGGCGGTCTCCGCGCGACTGAAGGGCATGGGCATGGCGCCCGTGTCCATCAAGGAGGACAAGGCCACGGGTCTCCAGATGGAGATCAGCATCCCCGGTCTGTCGGATCGCATCGGCCTCAAGGACATCGCGGTCATGTCGCGCCAGCTCGCGACCATGATCCAGGCGGGCCTGTCGCTGCTGCGGGCACTCACCATCCTGTCGGAGCAGACCGAGAACCAGGCGCTCACCAAAGTCATCAAGGAGGTGCGCAACGACATCGAGACCGGAAACTCGCTCTCGGCCTCGCTCGGCAAGCATCCCGACGTCTTTCCGCCGCTCATGATCAACATGGTGCGCGCGGGTGAGGTGGGCGGATTCCTCGACGACGTGCTCGTGTCGATCGCCGAGAACTTCGAGGCGTCGGTCAAGCTGCGGGCGAAGATCAAGTCGGCGATGACGTACCCGATCGTCGTGTTCGCGATCGCCGTGCTCGCGGTGATCGGCATGCTGCTCTTCATCGTGCCGGTGTTCGCGACCATGTACACCGACCTGGGCGGCGAGCTGCCGGCGCTCACGCAGATCCTCGTGACAATGTCTGCGGTGCTGAAGATCGGCATCATCCCGCTGATCATCGGCATCGGTGTGGGCGTGTACCTGTGGAACAAGAACAAGCACAAGCGAGGCTTCCGCGAAAAGGTCGAGCCGCTGTACCTCAAGGCGCCGGTGTTCGGTGGGCTGGTGCAGAAGATCGCGATCGCGCGCTTCACTCGCAACTTCGGCGCCATGATCAAGGCCGGCGTGCCGATTCTCCAGGCCCTCGACATCGTTGGCGAGGCCTCGGGCAACGTCGTGATCGAGGACGCCGCCAAGGCGGTCAAGGAATCCGTACGCACGGGTAACTCGCTCGCTGCGCCTCTCAAGGAGCATCCCGTGTTCCCGCCGATGGTCGTCCAGATGATCGCGGTGGGCGAGGATACGGGAGCGCTCGATGAGATGCTGACCAAGGTCGCCGAGTTCTATGACCAGGAAGTGGAATCCACCACAGAGGCGTTGACCTCGCTTATCGAGCCCCTCATGATTGCGGTGCTGGGTGGAATTGTCGGCTTCATGGTGATCGCGCTTTACCTGCCGATCTTCGGTGTTTTCGACCTCATCGAGTAG
- a CDS encoding type II secretion system protein produces MIARIRKSIENKDQGFTLIELLVVMIIIGILAAIAIPIFLNQRKKAEDSAAKADVSTIGKEIATYYVDGTGVPVIAGGNGVSWTLDSSFIGNASNNVILQTAVSSTATATDWCVSVYNDSGDATTSAKGGASYSAAGGLEVGADAAC; encoded by the coding sequence ATGATCGCGCGCATCCGCAAGAGCATTGAGAACAAGGACCAGGGCTTCACCCTGATCGAGCTCCTCGTCGTCATGATCATCATCGGCATCCTGGCGGCCATCGCCATCCCGATCTTCCTGAACCAGCGCAAGAAGGCCGAGGACTCGGCGGCTAAGGCCGATGTGTCCACCATCGGCAAGGAGATCGCGACCTACTACGTCGACGGCACCGGCGTTCCCGTTATCGCGGGTGGTAACGGCGTGTCGTGGACGCTGGACAGCTCGTTCATCGGCAACGCGTCCAACAACGTCATCCTCCAGACGGCGGTCTCCTCGACCGCCACCGCGACCGACTGGTGCGTCTCGGTGTACAACGACTCCGGTGACGCGACGACTTCGGCAAAGGGCGGCGCTTCGTACTCGGCGGCCGGCGGCCTCGAGGTCGGCGCGGACGCGGCCTGCTAA
- a CDS encoding prepilin-type N-terminal cleavage/methylation domain-containing protein: MPRTWKRRPDDAGLTLTELLISMAIFGVLMAIVFTALISVTYMSKDTLGQVRAIEEARLGVSQIDRQIRSGNVILDPASESVATSGVGAFFSMRINTQEDGDDMCVQWRVIDSDGDGFGDLQFRKWEPGNTGSVTDWGVVARNLVEMDVSPTSEADIDPDDPTTWPPFWVDTTNTSTTTAQFVRVTLRLKDPDARDSAKAVSVSTVVTGRNSVIGYPESKCQAYPAP; encoded by the coding sequence ATGCCTAGGACATGGAAGCGGCGTCCTGACGATGCGGGACTCACTCTCACTGAGCTGCTCATCTCGATGGCGATCTTCGGCGTGCTCATGGCGATCGTGTTCACGGCGCTGATCTCCGTGACGTACATGTCCAAGGACACGTTGGGGCAGGTGCGGGCGATTGAGGAGGCACGGCTTGGAGTCTCGCAGATCGACCGCCAGATTCGTTCCGGGAACGTGATCCTCGACCCGGCGAGTGAGTCGGTCGCGACCTCGGGTGTGGGAGCGTTCTTCTCGATGCGCATCAACACCCAGGAGGACGGCGATGACATGTGCGTGCAGTGGCGTGTCATCGACTCGGACGGTGATGGTTTCGGCGATCTGCAGTTCCGCAAGTGGGAGCCTGGCAACACAGGCAGCGTGACCGACTGGGGAGTGGTGGCCCGCAATCTCGTGGAGATGGATGTCTCCCCGACGAGTGAAGCCGACATCGACCCCGACGATCCCACGACGTGGCCCCCATTCTGGGTCGACACCACCAACACTTCGACCACGACCGCGCAGTTCGTGCGGGTGACCCTGCGGCTCAAGGATCCCGATGCGCGGGACAGTGCCAAGGCGGTCTCGGTTTCGACCGTGGTGACGGGCCGGAACAGTGTCATCGGCTATCCCGAGTCCAAGTGCCAGGCGTATCCGGCACCATGA